The genomic region GAATGAACTtgaataaatttataatattttattagttGTCACCATGGATGGATATTCATATTTGAGAAAATTTTACGTATCTTGTGGATGAATCTAAATAAAGTAGAAGGCATGGTCATAAATATAAACACTTCAAAACAAGTATATTGTAGGAAGGACATTGTCTCAAATAATTGTCTAGCTACCATTTTAAAATACAATAATGTATTGGCTCTAGGATTTGTAAAATTAATTATTAGGGATTAAGGAAATGTGTTTGAGAGGTCTATTAAGGTCTAAAGCCTCAATTTGAGATTTTTTTTGTGTGAAAACTAATATTATGTGTTTGAGACGAACCTTGGAATCTATGAATTCTTTATCTATTCCTTCTAGATCATTTTCATTAAATCTATATTCTATATTCTATATAAGACATGGAAATGAAGAGAAAGTTCAAGACAATTGAGGAGGATTCTTATGACCCTCAACTTGGCCTTTTTTTTTAGATGTTAGGGTAGATATTATTAAAAAAAGTTAGTGCATAAATGATTGCAAGTATTGAAATATAGAAATATGTTTGAATAGTATACTAACATTTGTGTTTTAAAAATTCATTTCATCTTTTAGTGATAGAAGATTGTATAAACATATCGTCATGTTGGTTGTTTTAGTCATTTTTAGTTAAGCTAATATCTTTTCTATATTTCCTGCATGCTTAttatgaattattttaaataatatgaaCATATTACAAGTCTATATTTAATACAAATAATTGAAACAGGTCCAAAAGATTTAAAACATATTAGTCCAAATTATTGTATACATTAGCATGGTATTCCTAGTCTATATTGTGAgtcttataatttttaaaaatatttattatcctACTCTTATTTCTCTCTGATCTAATTTTGAACTATTTGAAATATTTTACTAATATAATATTCTCATTTAAAGATTATAGACTCCAAATAATTAATCCAAAAATAATAATTACTATTAAACATCCAAAATTATATGCAATAtgttttattaataaaattaaaatattaaatttaagagAGCATATAAATATTCGTTCACCACATcgttgacattgatgacatcgaAAATCGGCATCTTTAATGATCGAAACAAACATTAACTGTTCATTTGTGTGATATTCTTCGATTTTATTTTGGATTCGTGTCTCTTCCTTTGTATGGTTTCAAGTAGAAGAATGCAGAGTCATACAATTTGTGTTTAGAATGCCCTCCTGGAATTTGAGTGAACTCCTTTCGCTTGTCCTCGTTAaactttgttttggagtttaacTGTCGTTTTAGTTAAAAATGATTGAATAGTCGGCATGTTGAAACTTGTCAACACTTTGTATGCTTTGTATGCCAAACACAACAAAAGAGAATTATCAATGCTGTAGGATAACCAATATTCTCTTTTAGTGGTCGGGACGGGGTTTTGCTGGCGAGGTGGTCAAATGCAAGATAAAATGGTTATTGTCTATTACTGTGTTTGTTGATGGTTATTACTGATAACAAAAACAAACTCTGCCAACTGGGAGGATAAACTCATAAACATCAAAATCAGATAATATGGTGGAAAACATCAGTGCAGAAGGTGGATCTACCAATAGATTTCTCAGAATATAAAGGAGACGAACACACTCTTTCATTGGAAGTGTTAGAGGAAAGTTGTGAGAAGAGGATTGGGAATTATCGTGAGAGTGCGCATCAAATAGGTGTCTCAGCAAGGAGAATAGAATCTCATGTATGTGAACAAGACAAAGCTCTTAATGTAAAAGGACTTACATTTGTTAATGTCAAGCAATATAAGAAGATTTTGCAGCGAAGGCAAATTAAAATAGTCAGGAGGTTAAGATGGCAAGGCACATTAAGTTTATCGCTATCTTGTCAAGAATAGTAAACTTCAATCAAACAGCAGTTATTCATAAGGTGCAACAAGAGCAAGTAAATACAAGGAGGGAAATGCAAGTGGATCTTGAAGATCAAGCTAAAAAGAGCATGCCAACAAGAGCATCAACTCAAGTTCACTAATGGAACAAACCAACAAAAGGCAAAAATTGGAGAGGAGTTGGAAGATAACATCAAGATGGACCATATATCCGTAAATTCAACACCTCTAACCTGGTCCTCAGACCTATACGTTAATGAGTTGATGGGATTAAAGAAGAGACTTGAAGGCCTGGAAGTGTTGGAATGGCTGAAGTATAATAGATGGCAAGGGATCATGGACACCAATTTTAAAATAACGCAAGAAAACAAATTTCTTACAGAGGAAATTGCCAAACTGCAAGTCAGATTGAAAACAGGCAGTAATTGTCAAATTTGGCATGcgaaaacatctcaaaatcagctgtaactttgggatctgctctaatatcatcatatctaatggccctaaaaatttagTGATTCCTCCAACTGAATTAAATTGCCCAAGAAATTCGGGATTCGGCCCACAAGACTACCTCCACCTCCTATACTAAACTTGCCACGATTCGATCGATGCGGGGATGCAGGTCGTATTTGAGGCTGACCGGACTAGGACCGAAGGCTGTTTTTTAGACTCGCCAACTAGACGAAATCCTCATCCTACTCACTTAATGGAAATGGCGGGAAAAGCTATTAATTCCGGTCGGTTAAGCTTACTAGAATTTCAAATAAATGAAATTTACACTTTTGTAGCCATAACTGCTGCAATTGCTTTAAATTGCCAAGCTCTGTGGGTAGCACACGAGGACGCAGAGGATTATTGTCAAACGTGAGGTTCTTCAGAGACTTTAATTCCCCGAAAAAATTAGGGAATTCTCCACTCAAACTATTTTCGTGGAAGAAGAGAGCTTCGAGCTTTGCCACCACCATTCTGAAGGCTGGAGAAATGGAGCCACTGAAACTATTATTGGGCAAGTTCAAGATTCTCAACTTGCTCAACTCGGAGATACGAGTGGGCAGCGTTCCAGCAAAGTGGTTGCTCGACAAATCGAGCTTGTGCAAATGCTTGCAATGCAAGAGGCCAATGGGAGAAGGACCGGTGAAAGCTTTGCGTTGGAGAGTCAAGGCGGTGAGATTAGAAAGGGCGCATATAGCGGAAGTGAGGTTGCCAGAAATGGAGGCCCCTGTGAGATCAACAACGGTAACGTTGTTGAAAGTATCACAGGAGATTCCTGTCCAAGCACATGGATTTTGGTGAAACTCATTCCAGTCGCTCAAAGCATTTTGCTTGTCCCTCCAATCTCACTTTTTTATTTTAACGAGAATTAAGCCGTCTTGGGAGAGTGAAGTGCAGTAGATTTATGACTATTGGTGTTGGTGTAGACTTGTCATTCAACACTTTGAACCTCCTTTAAAAAAATTGGAATAAACATTCCATATCCATTTATTTTACCTtaatatcaaataaatattttagtaGACCACAATCTATCATTTTAAACTTCCTTTTCATGGCTTCATTAAACTTGACAATGTGAAAGTCATTATTTGTTATAAAATTAAATCATATATGTGCAAGATAATAATTAAAATCACACCATGAATTGTCTTTAGATGagttttttttaaaactatgtttGAGGTGTTTATTTTAGTCATAGAGTGCTTTCTGAAATCTATACACTTTATTTTTTTCTTGGGACTTCATAGTTCAAGGCATTGTTCAACATAAATGTGTTCCCTTCATCACATCATTTATAAAggtaaattttatatttaattggtacAACTTCCATTTGTGCTGAGATGTTATTAAGTTAAGACTACTCTCATAGTTTTAATTCTTGGTATGAGAGTCCATGTCTCATTATAATCTCTTCTAGATTTTTATTTGTATCGTTTTATTGTTACACTTCTCTTTTTCATTCTTCCTTTAAAACTATTCCCCACAGTCTAGTTAACTCCAATCACTTATTTACCCATAGGTAATTTAGTTAGCTCTAATGTTCTATTTCTTTCCATTGCACCTTCCCATCCATGGACAAACACCATTTCTCTTCTTTTATTGGACTTAATTGAGAAAATTATATTCATGTATTAAAATTGAGTCTTAAGATAGCTATTAATTAGCACTATAGGTTAAATTATTGTTGCATGAAGATTCAATTCTAAATTACTATTTGATCATTTGAGTAATGACAAGGGTTTTATAGGTGCTCAGAAGTTAGCATTTTATAGAATTTGTAGAAGAAATGTGTCTTGCTTGAAAATAGGCTTctcatatatgtaaatgtatatgtatatatatacatctctctctctctctctctctctctctctctctctctctcacacacacacacacacacacacacacacaatgtgtgtgtgtgtgtttgcatgCGTGCATATgtccatatatatacatacatatttatagacacacacacacacacacacacacacatatgcatatatatatagatatgtatatagatacatatatattttCTAAACTCCCTTGTAACTAAATCGCTTTAGGTAAATTCTAATATCTAGTTTTCATAGTTTTTAAGTCATATTGAGCTAAATTTCAATAATTATGTGAATATTAGATAACGAGCCAAATAAATTATTGTTAGTCAAGctcaattttgacaaaattattttGTTCTTGAGACAATTAAGTATTGCACAGGTGGAATTGTAGTCATATATGTACATTAGTTTCAATAAGATTATTTCTTTTGATTTAGTGGATTAAAAAAGTATGGATAAAAGCTAAGGGTAATTATAGCTTATAAATCTTTAGCATTGAGATATTTGTCTTAGTTTTCTAAGAAGTATTAAGTCAATCTATGCTATAAATAGGCAAAGCATAATTATCCATATGAGAATCGTTATCTTGTGGTATGTTTATTGAAGACTGGTAAACAAGGAAATAGGATATGTCAAGAGATTGGATATAATTTACCATTGTCTACATTCTATATCATTATTGAATCTTTATACATTTGATAGAATGCTATTATGTGTATCCTTTTCAACTTAGTGAAAGAATAAACTCTCGTTTTATCAATTAGTGTTAAAATAAAAGACTCATTATTAAGCACTCAAAATTATTCACAAATTTgacatgcaatttaaaaaaaataaatttaggaGAGTCATAAATCCAACTTAAATTGAAGAGAGCATCTATTTTACATCTATATGTGAAATAAGTATCAATTTTCTTAGCTAATGTTTAATAATTGAAGAGATCATCTATTTTACATCTATATGTGAAATAAGTATCAATTTTCTTAAGCTAATGTTTAATCTAATTATTAAATCGTTGGACGTTGAGATCTTGAAAAGACTAAACTTCATTTTTCCTTAAAACAAGAAATGGAGCGAGCAAATAAGGTATGAACCTTGGAATACAAACAAAAGATGAAAGCAGCGAACAAGAGAAGTAATCCATGGATTGATCGTGtgcaagaaagagaaagagaaagagaagggatTGAGGATTGAGGATGAGAATGATCACTAGGAGATGAAATGCCAGGTGATGGGCATGAGGCCGAAGTCATTATCACCGCGGTGCACGCCGAGGGCTTTCCAAACACTCTCAGAGGCGTCCACGATATCATCCTTGCACGGCTTCGCACATTCATCGATGACGGTGGCCACCGTAGACTTCCCTCGCGCACTGATTTTCAGTTTGCGGAAACAGTTGGAGTTATGATCAAAGGTGGCAGGAGGAAGAGCCACCCAGTGATCTTTGTTGGAATGGAAGTGCCCATCACAAGCCGAGGgtccacctccatcccctcctttCTCGAAGCTGTTCACCGTCATTCTTCCCCGTCTTTCACTCGCACTTGTacacattgtcatcatcatcataatcacgcAGAATACCAACAACACCAATTTCAGTTTCCccattctcttctcttctcttctcttctcttttctttgtGCTGGCAACTCACTCACGGCCATATATAAAGATGTGCAACAGAAATATACTTATATATCTACAGGTTTTAGTATTTTTGTACATTTCCATTCCTCGACCACGTCGCTATTAACAACGCATTTGCCTTTTCCATTGTCCGCTAGCTCTTCAAACAGAATCATAATTATTAAATCGACAGCCGACTATGCTATAACCTGTAAATCCCCGGTCCATTTTGGACGGTTTTAAAGATCGACGCAAATATTCGTTAATTTTGGAGTGGTCTGCTCTTGGATATCATACACTCACTTTTCACATTATGGATAATACATCATTGACATCGATGACATCGAAAATCGGCCATGAGATTTAATCTAAATCTTTAATGATTGAAACAAACATTAACTTTTAGTTTGTATGATATTTTTCGATTATTTTTTGGATTCGTGTCTCTTCCTTTGTATGATTTCAAGTAGAAGAATGCAGAGTCATACAATTTGAGTTTAGAATTTGCGGGAACGCCTTTCACTTTTCCTCGTTAAACTTTGTTTTCGGGTTTAATTGTCGTTTTAGTTGGAAATTAGTGCCGCATCACAAAGGATTCTGAAAAAATCGTGATGATTGAATAGTCGGCATGTCCAAATTTTAGATGTCTGATCTGCTATGTCAAATCAATGGTTTATATTTGCTTGCAAGGTGCAAGACGATTGAAACGTTTGCCGTGGTTGAATTTTTTTCCATCTTTTCTCACTTTAATGAATTttcaaattgatgaattaatttttaGCGTACTGCCCTTTCATTAACAATTAACTCACTTTTCATAGTCAACATATATTTTATGTGATAGTTGAGGTTCTCTTAGTTAAAATgcccctccctctacctctattTTGCATCCTTAAAAaacttaaatttatttatttatttattttaagacaTACAAATTTAATATTCTtcttaaaaaaaattctaattttttaatatataaaatcaatagtGGCTAACTCACAATTTTCTTAAAGGATTGAATACTCTATTTGTAAAACTATAAGCAATGTACATTGAAGTATTACAAAAAATGATTCAAATTGACCCTAGCCACTAGAGTGCTAGATTTTAAAAGTCGCACTAAGTTAAAATACATGGATTCATGTTTATATGGACTTTTAAGTTTAAAGTGTGTGGGAAGAAttcatatttcaaaatattaaggttattttatgcattaaaattagagtaaatattttattttcaaattatatgtttacaaattaaatatataataaaattttgatattttggttaaatcatttttatataatattttttaatattattataatttataattaattacaaattaaattatatttattgttatatataatatttcatttaataGAAACTATATCATTATTACATGTTGTATTATAATATATAGTTAATatacaattaaaaattaataattacaaATTAAGTGtactattatatattatattttatagaatgtgaattattaaattaattttaaaaattatattataattttgttATTTTGATTGGTTAAAAATAACTCTTTTTTAGACTATTGGAATTTGTGTAATGATTTTCAAGTCAAATTTAATCAATGCACATTTAAACATAAAAGGCcttgtattaataatattataataatattgtgagattttgccaagatctaatggcaatggaaagcacaaataagagagaacaaaatgtatgataggaataaactatattctatcaagatgaaaatattgatcgaCTGGATCATCAAGTGTTACATATAATCAATATGAGCCTGTTTATATAAGCaagtctatatggatatgtgagcacacaaacatgacatgtggctcaataagaaacaagggtaggtagaaaataggtgtggtaggtaggagaaacaatataatattctacatgagaaggatcacccaccaaaggtagaattgtcactccacaataagtggatatgttagagtagtaacaagatcacaccataaaaggtggaaattctcctacacacactatcccaatgtggcacaaacacccaagtgtctcatacccaaactactatgaaatgcatgtacctaagtaaacttaagtaaggtgtaataatatccgacatgaataattaattacaccaacaaatatatagtatattttataatataaattattattatatatgaatatataatatattttttaatatagtaCAAATTAAATTATATTCTCTCTG from Cryptomeria japonica chromosome 3, Sugi_1.0, whole genome shotgun sequence harbors:
- the LOC131874427 gene encoding putative ripening-related protein 6 translates to MAVSELPAQRKEKRREEKRMGKLKLVLLVFCVIMMMMTMCTSASERRGRMTVNSFEKGGDGGGPSACDGHFHSNKDHWVALPPATFDHNSNCFRKLKISARGKSTVATVIDECAKPCKDDIVDASESVWKALGVHRGDNDFGLMPITWHFIS